From one Parambassis ranga chromosome 5, fParRan2.1, whole genome shotgun sequence genomic stretch:
- the LOC114435833 gene encoding blue-sensitive opsin-like, whose protein sequence is MRHSRVEELPEDFWIPIQLDTDNITSLSPFLVPQDHLASAATYYVMAIYMFCVFVGGTFINILTILCTMQYKKLRSHLNYILLNLAFANLIVSGVGSFTGLCSFAFRYFVFGPLACKIEGFMVTLGGMVSLWSLTVVAFERWLVICKPLGNFIFKPDHAIACCVFTWVVALVASAPPLFGWSRYIPEGLQCSCGPDWYTTNNKYNNESYVIFLFGFCFAVPLAAIIFCYGQLLITLKMAAKAQAESASTQKAEKEVTRMVVIMVVGFLVCWTPYASFALWVVNNRGKPFDLRFATVPAIFSKSSAVYNPVIYVLLNKQFRSCMMKMLGMGGGDDEESSTQSVTEVSKVGPA, encoded by the exons ATGAGGCACAGCCGGGTTGAAGAGCTTCCGGAGGATTTCTGGATCCCCATCCAACTGGACACAGACAACATCACATCTCTCAGCCCCTTTCTGGTCCCCCAGGACCATCTAGCATCAGCAGCTACTTACTATGTAATGGCCATTTACATGTTTTGTGTATTCGTCGGGGGCACTTTCATCAATATACTTACAATCCTGTGTACCATGCAATACAAGAAGCTCCGGTCCCACCTCAACTACATCCTGCTGAATTTGGCTTTTGCCAACCTTATTGTGTCCGGTGTGGGTTCCTTTACTGGCCTCTGCTCCTTTGCATTCAGGTATTTTGTCTTTGGACCACTAGCATGCAAGATTGAGGGCTTTATGGTAACACTTGGAG GTATGGTAAGCTTGTGGTCTCTGACTGTGGTAGCTTTTGAAAGATGGCTGGTCATCTGTAAACCACTTGGGAATTTTATTTTCAAGCCTGACCATGCTATagcatgctgtgtgtttacctgggtGGTTGCACTGGTtgcttcagctcctccactgtTCGGGTGGAGTAG GTACATCCCAGAGGGCCTGCAATGCTCCTGTGGACCAGACTGGTACACCACAAATAACAAATACAACAATGAATCCTATGTGATTTTTCTCTTCGGCTTCTGCTTCGCTGTTCCCCTTGCCGCTATCATCTTCTGCTACGGTCAGCTCCTCATTACACTGAAAATG GCAGCAAAGGCCCAGGCTGAGTCTGCCTCCACCCAGAAAGCAGAAAAGGAGGTGACCAGGATGGTGGTCATCATGGTGGTGGGCTTCCTGGTGTGCTGGACACCTTACGCTTCCTTCGCTCTTTGGGTCGTAAACAACCGCGGGAAACCATTTGACCTGAGATTTGCAACAGTCCCAGCTATCTTTTCAAAGTCATCAGCTGTCTACAACCCAGTTATCTATGTCCTCCTCAATAAACAG tTCCGCTCATGCATGATGAAGATGCTGGGAATGGGCGGAGGTGATGATGAAGAGTcatccacacagtcagtcacCGAAGTCTCCAAAGTTGGGCCTGCTTAA